In Saccharicrinis carchari, the DNA window ATGATGAGCTGTTTAAAAATCAAACGTATAATTCACGTGCCAACCTTAATGTAACCGGAGGTGGCAATGTGGCTCAATACTATATTTCAGCTTCTTTCAATAACGAAACCGGCTTGCTCAAAGTCGATAATCAAAATAATTTTAATAACAACATCGACATCAAGCGTTACAACCTACGAGCCAATATCAATATTAGCCTCACAAAAACTACGCAGATTTCAACTAAGTTTTATTCGTTGTTTTCGCAGTATAACGGGCCATCAGAAAACGCTTCGGATATTTTTGGAAGGGTAATGAACGCCAATCCCGTTACATTTCCAAAATATTTCCCCAGAAATCCGAATGTCCTAATCGGTTCAGGTTCCGCTGAGTTTGTTAATCATACGATGTTCGGCAATAAAAGTCGTGGAGGTGGTGCATTCTATCCCAACCCTTATGCCGACATGGTTAAGGGCTACAAAGATGAGTTTTCGTCCACCATTTTGTCGCAGTTTAAAATTGAACAGGATTTAAGTGGCCTTACCCAAGGATTATCGGCAAGGGGGATGGCATCTATTAAAAATTATAGTACTTATGGAAGTAGCAGAAGCTTTGAACCATTTTATTATGATGGCTTATCTTATCTCGCTCCTACTCCCGAGATCCCTGAAGGGCAGATAAATATCTACCAATTGAACGAAGGTACAGACTATTTAAACGACCCTAGCACATGGACTAATGCAAATAGCCGGGTTTATTTTGAATTGGCTGCCATGTATAACCGTGACTTTGGACAACATAGCGTTGGGGGATTATTTGTTTACACCCGCGAAGAGCGATTAAACACTATTCAAGGTAGCAACAATGTATATACTTCGTTACCTGCCCGTAATATGGGTTTAGCCGGCCGTGCCACTTATGGCTTTAATAAAAAATACTTTGTGGAGTTAAATTTTGGCTATAATGGTTCAGAGCGTTTTGCCAAAGATAATCGCTTTGGATTTTTCCCGTCGGCGGGGGTGGGTTATACCATTTCAGAAGAAAAGTTTTGGGCTCGGCTAAAACCAAGTATCAACCAGCTAAAATTTAGAGCCACCTATGGCCTAGTGGGTAATGATGCTATATCAGCCGAGAGTGATCGTTTCTTTTACATGTCGGATGTAAACATAAATGATGGAGGAAAAGCATATGCCTGGGGGCAGGATTTTTCGACCCGTTATAATGGCTATCATATTAACCGATACGCCAATGAGTCCGTAACGTGGGAGGTGGCCGAAAAATTGAATGTTGGGCTTGAAATGTCGTTGTTCAAAAAACTCACCTTACAAGGTGATTATTTCAAGGAGATGCGCTCCAATATTTATATGCCGTATCAGTATATTCCGGCTACAAGTGGTTTGGCCTCCGAGATAAAAAGCAATATTGGAGAAGCGAAGTCTTATGGTTTTGATGGGTCTGCCGATTATAACCATTCCTTTTCAAATGGATTATATTTGATAGGACGTGCTAACTTTACTTATGCAAAAAATGAAGTTATTGCCAATGGAGAGCCTCAGTATCAGTACCCTTATATGAGCCGCGTTGGGCATCCCATAGATCAAATGTGGGGTTTGGTGGCCGAGCGATTATTTATTGATGAGGCCGAT includes these proteins:
- a CDS encoding SusC/RagA family TonB-linked outer membrane protein, which produces MDLKKISTVVLLLMLSTTSFTQSKLVKGLVVESNGNPLIGVTVFKKNTTHGVITDLDGRYIIQDLTVGDTLAFSFIGFQTQERVVGESSQIDVVMAEDVAELGEVQIVAFSKQKKESVIGSINTIRPAELKQPASNLTGALAGRMAGIISYQRSGEPGRDNAEFFIRGVTSFGYANSPLILLDGFEISSEDLARVEPDNIASFSIMKDATATALYGARGANGVILVNTKEGKKGKAKITARMETSIASPTKLNSFLNGVDYMEQYNKALRTRVPEEQLFYSKDKIENTRNNVNSYIYPNVNWYDELFKNQTYNSRANLNVTGGGNVAQYYISASFNNETGLLKVDNQNNFNNNIDIKRYNLRANINISLTKTTQISTKFYSLFSQYNGPSENASDIFGRVMNANPVTFPKYFPRNPNVLIGSGSAEFVNHTMFGNKSRGGGAFYPNPYADMVKGYKDEFSSTILSQFKIEQDLSGLTQGLSARGMASIKNYSTYGSSRSFEPFYYDGLSYLAPTPEIPEGQINIYQLNEGTDYLNDPSTWTNANSRVYFELAAMYNRDFGQHSVGGLFVYTREERLNTIQGSNNVYTSLPARNMGLAGRATYGFNKKYFVELNFGYNGSERFAKDNRFGFFPSAGVGYTISEEKFWARLKPSINQLKFRATYGLVGNDAISAESDRFFYMSDVNINDGGKAYAWGQDFSTRYNGYHINRYANESVTWEVAEKLNVGLEMSLFKKLTLQGDYFKEMRSNIYMPYQYIPATSGLASEIKSNIGEAKSYGFDGSADYNHSFSNGLYLIGRANFTYAKNEVIANGEPQYQYPYMSRVGHPIDQMWGLVAERLFIDEADIYNSPVQTFGNNYLPGDIKYVDVNSDGKIDENDRVPIGFPTVPEIIYGFGLTAGYKGFDASFFFQGSARSSFMIAPDKIAPFVGERNALNIIADNHWSEFNPDPYAFWPRLSTTAIANNEQASTWWLRDGSFLRLKSFEVGYTLNRTVLQKIKFENLRLYVSGNNLLYFSKFKLWDPEMGDNGLGYPTQRIFNIGMNVTF